The DNA sequence GAAGGCCAGACCCATACTCGAAAAGGTAGGGACGCTGGGTGACATATTTAAACTGCTCGCAGTTCGAGAGGATGTCTATTTCGCTACCGATGGAATGGTACAAGCCTATCTCCTAGCCGAAACGGAGCTTCCCTATTCAACGAAAGAAAGGATCGCGTTACTGATCTCCCTGGAAAACAGCTGTGACATGTGCGTGGACGTCCATAAGGGAATCGCCAAGATGCTGGGTATGAGCGAGAACCAGATCAGTGAAGTTCTCGGTGGTATAGATAACATCCAGACCGAAGCCAACGAGAAGGTGCTGCTAAAGTTCTGTGTACGCGCCTCACAAAAAGATAACTACAAGATGCTACAGGCCGATGTCGACGAGGTCAGGGAAGCAGGCTACAGCGACTCACAGATACTTGAGGCGGTCGCCATCACCGGATACTTCAATTACATCAACACGCTTTCAAATGTGTTCGGCTTAGGAAGGTAAGGTATAAGGTATAAGCAATACAAAAGCGCTCCCGGACAATGCGCGAAGTCAATTTCGGCCCCTTCCTCTCGCGCGCCGCACCTCATTTGATCTGAATCTTGAAGGGATCCATTATCACGGAGGGTCTTTCTCCGTCATTTCTGGTGCTGTTGCGACCCATTCTCCCCCGACTCCCACCTTCGGGCCACAAGACTGCATATTCCGGCCCAAGATGAACACGCATTCTGGTTCAACGTAAATCCTTTCCAACGCATTGTTTTTCAACCTGTTTCGTATGCTC is a window from the Gammaproteobacteria bacterium genome containing:
- a CDS encoding carboxymuconolactone decarboxylase family protein, yielding MAYIQLSEFEDMSLRIQEKARPILEKVGTLGDIFKLLAVREDVYFATDGMVQAYLLAETELPYSTKERIALLISLENSCDMCVDVHKGIAKMLGMSENQISEVLGGIDNIQTEANEKVLLKFCVRASQKDNYKMLQADVDEVREAGYSDSQILEAVAITGYFNYINTLSNVFGLGR